Proteins encoded in a region of the Drosophila sechellia strain sech25 chromosome 2L, ASM438219v1, whole genome shotgun sequence genome:
- the LOC6611640 gene encoding uncharacterized protein LOC6611640, with protein MDEFGVFDYKCPASATDPDWRTSYYRGHRHITDLRMGNKLNAKFADKGIYVKDPLLSEKPTSECMANYVWQYNDPNALRNPSLNMKTQYMKPFEEGFLRFVKRKMKPISSVSHESYVLKELPEEQEILPVTMPTPVAATKLVIDRSEASYSKYLDPSSTTYNLSYVRWGPEDLCGGVAAHDNITYWNWTEKMPPIQKVSREEDPTMCDEGNTHNCPKRRCEFQNLTKRVPHSGMVTEVRANFTDPQFRRVEFDPEVKPILVHEEVTPFAEKSEYGIYGSGEPVIKYV; from the exons ATGGATGAGTTCGGCGTCTTCGATTACAAGTGCCCTGCCAGCGCTACAGATCCCGATTGGAGGACCTCGTACTATCGAGGGCATCGCCACATTACAGACTTGAGAATGGGTAACAAGCTGAACGCTAAGTTTGCAGATAAGGGTATTTATGTAAAAGATCCGCTGCTGTCTGAGAAACCGACTTCTGAGTGCATGGCCAATTATGTGTGGCAG TATAACGATCCCAACGCACTCAGGAATCCCTCACTCAACATGAAAACGCAGTATATGAAACCATTTGAGGAGGGTTTCCTTCGCTTTGTCAAGCGAAAGATGAAGCCCATTTCTAGTGTCAGTCATGAGTCGTATGTGCTAAAGGAGCTGCCGGAGGAACAGGAAATATTGCCTGTAACAATGCCCACTCCGGTGGCAGCCACCAAGCTAGTCATCGACCGTTCGGAGGCGTCCTACAGCAAGTACCTTGATCCCTCCTCCACCACATACAATCTGTCGTACGTGCGCTGGGGTCCCGAGGACTTGTGCGGCGGAGTAGCTGCCCACGACAATATTACATACTGGAATTGGACGGAGAAGATGCCGCCCATCCAGAAAGTATCCCGCGAAGAGGATCCTACAATGTGTGACGAGGGTAACACGCATAACTGCCCTAAGCGGCGCTGTGAGTTTCAAAACCTCACCAAACGAGTGCCGCATTCGGGAATGGTCACCGAGGTGCGCGCTAATTTCACGGATCCACAGTTCCGAAGGGTTGAATTCGATCCTGAAGTTAAGCCCATACTGGTGCACGAGGAAGTCACTCCGTTTGCGGAGAAAAGCGAATACGGCATCTACGGATCGGGGGAACCAGTTATCAAATACGTTTAG
- the LOC6611639 gene encoding cytidine deaminase, producing MSEKRKLLQRYMRNLNNLQDELKRKELEKKMKELEMLQAKLARRQEQSGTKCAGGKIKNLRQKKLRKVLGKYMMTLEGFLCELARREARLNGDRGRASESENLPHPRMLEEYTVAFCAVGEDGRELLEAAILARRCAYAPYSNFKVGAAFRAKCGRIYAGCNIENVAFTPGNCAERCALAKGISEGEKKYTAGAVVAYHPDGFTTPCGVCRQFILEFVQNDIPIYIAKAPPPEQENCIPSIPDEAEVLVTSAFHLLPHSFTSFE from the exons ATGTCCGAAAAGCGGAAGCTCCTTCAGCGGTACATGCGGAACCTGAACAATTTACAGGATGAGCTGAAGCGGAAAGAGCTGGAGAAGAAGATGAAGGAACTGGAAATGTTGCAGGCGAAGCTAGCTCGTCGCCAGGAGCAATCTGGCACCAAATGCGCTGGCGGTAAGATCAAGAACTTGCGCCAAAAGAAACTTCGAAAGGTACTGGGAAAGTATATGATGACCCTGGAGGGATTTCTATGCGAGCTGGCCCGCAGGGAGGCGCGTCTAAATGGCGACAGGGGTCGAGCTAGTGAATCCGAAAACCTGCCACATCCACGGATGCTGGAGGAGTACACAGTCGCGTTCTGTGCTGTTG GTGAGGACGGCCGGGAGCTGCTAGAGGCGGCTATTCTCGCCCGTCGATGTGCCTATGCGCCGTACAGCAACTTCAAAGTGGGAGCAGCCTTCCGTGCTAAGTGCGGCAGGATCTACGCGGGCTGCAACATCGAGAACGTAGCTTTCACTCCAGGCAATTGTGCGGAGCGTTGTGCCCTGGCCAAGGGTATCAGCGAGGGCGAGAAGAAGTATACGGCGGGTGCTGTCGTAGCCTATCACCCAGATGGGTTTACCACACCTTGTGGAGTCTGCCGGCAGTTCATTTTGGAGTTCGTCCAAAATGACATTCCTATCTACATTGCCAAGGCTCCGCCGCCGGAGCAAGAGAACTGCATTCCTTCCATTCCGGACGAAGCTGAAGTGCTGGTCACGTCCGCCTTCCACTTGCTTCCCCACAGCTTTACCTCATTTGAATGA